In Motacilla alba alba isolate MOTALB_02 chromosome 21, Motacilla_alba_V1.0_pri, whole genome shotgun sequence, the following are encoded in one genomic region:
- the LOC119710449 gene encoding uncharacterized protein LOC119710449: MFQTNTVRVAPTARHTQGQHWPPSMPTSPTEPEGQRSHPAPPSRPFHNGQASLDQPAPGRAGFWPDTWPSPLPNPVLWHFPGCPCSGRVGAGRNGWNGWGAGERVSPCTDPIVGLPPSAVPAHPALELPTCRLTLLCLSTVDLGGELGSSWGRRERHGANGEPATSSRTPGPEEGQPAAPSPLQVSPPAFLSPLHEGFLCVPTPSSLVPDETERRKVRGWPWAAEHRPALGPPGTRQSHRKAPSEDLISAGRGCSEDRGSRGGSRWIKMYLWIRTDLRSRDGRAGRKVPAPGPSLPSSMG; encoded by the exons ATGTTCCAGACAAACACCGTCCGAGTGGCTCCCACCGCCCGGCACACACAGGGCCAGCACTGGCCACCCAGCATGCCCACCAGCCCAACGGAGCCGGAGGGACAGCGGAGCCACCCAGCCCCTCCATCACGACCCTTCCACAATGGACAGGCATCCCTGGACCAGCCTGCTCCAGGACGAGCCGGTTTTTGGCCTGACACCTGGCCCTCGCCCCTGCCCAACCCAGTTCTCTGGCACTTCCCAGGGTGTCCATGCAGCGGGCgggtgggagcaggcaggaatgGCTGGAATGGTTGGGGAGCAGGAGAACGAGTCTCCCCTTGCACAGACCCCATCGTGGGGCTCCCACCCAGCGCCGTCCCCGcacacccagccctggagctccccaCCTGCCGCCTCACACTGCTTTGTCTGAGCACCGTGGACCTCGGCGGGGAGCTCGGCTCCTCCTGGGGACGCCGAGAACGCCACGGCGCCAACGGGGAGCCGGCCACCAGCTCCAGAACGCCG GGACCTGAGGAGGGGCAACCAGCGGCTCCCTCTCCCCTTCAAGTCTCTCCTCCGGCATTTCTGAGCCCTCTACATGAGGGATTCCTGTGCGTACCAACCCCGAGCTCCCTGGTACCAGATGAAACGGAGAGGAGGAAAGTCAGAGGATGGCCCTGGGCAGCTGAGCATCGTCCTGCACTGGGACCCCCAGGAACGAGGCAGAGCCACAGAAAAGCTCCAAGCGAGGATTTAATCTCTGCGGGGAGGGGCTGCAGTGAGGATCGGGGATCAAGGGGTGGAAG caggTGGATAAAGATGTATCTCTGGATCAGGACAGAtctcaggagcagggatggaagagctgggagaaaGGTTCCAGCACCAGGACCCTCACTGCCATCCAGCATGGGATAG